One Brassica napus cultivar Da-Ae chromosome A1, Da-Ae, whole genome shotgun sequence genomic region harbors:
- the LOC106376866 gene encoding sulfite exporter TauE/SafE family protein 2-like isoform X2 → MHHSLSLSNSSSPIYCYRNVAHTFIRSQYLQKSSKLFKNQQNTPHIKMRNNFVPVTLSFLTIIILLTPSTAEPEPSFVFPVNQLLNKTSSWLDFPTKFNQPKIELTASTIIAAVLSFIAASISSAGGIGGGGLYVPIMTIVAGLDLKTASSFSAFMVTGGSIANVGCNLFVRNPKAGGKTMIDFDLALLLEPCMLLGVSVGVICNLVFPNWLITSLFAVFLAWSTVKTFGNGVYYWRLESEMVKIRESRRVGEDDEDEIESVKLPLLGDYERPKRFPWVKLGVLVIIWLSYFAVYLLRGNKYGEGIISIEPCGITYWLLSSTQIPLTLFFTLWICFSDNVQGNQCSDHQDSDVEDLRSNDGGRSNKCLFPVMALLAGLLGGVFGIGGGMLISPLLLQVGIAPEVTSATCSFMVLFSSTMSAIQYLLLGMEHTGTASLFAIVCFVASLVGLMVVQKVITQYGRASIIVFSVGIVMALSIVLMTSYGALDVWNDFVSGRYMGFKLPC, encoded by the exons ATGCATcactctctatctctctccaattcttcttctcctATATATTGCTATAGAAATGTTGCACACACATTTATAAGATCCCAATATCTCCAAAAATCCtcaaaacttttcaaaaatcaaCAAAACACCCCACACATAAAGATGAGAAATAATTTCGTCCCTGTAACTCTCTCCTTCCTCACAATCATCATCCTCTTAACTCCATCAACCGCAGAACCAGAACCATCCTTTGTCTTCCCCGTCAACCAACTCCTCAACAAAACCAGCTCATGGCTCGACTTCCCGACCAAATTCAACCAACCCAAAATCGAACTAACAGCCTCAACAATCATCGCCGCCGTACTCTCTTTCATCGCCGCATCGATCTCAAGCGCCGGAGGAATCGGCGGCGGAGGTTTATACGTTCCGATAATGACAATCGTCGCCGGACTCGATCTGAAAACAGCGTCGAGCTTCTCAGCTTTCATGGTCACCGGAGGATCCATCGCCAACGTGGGATGCAATCTCTTCGTGAGAAACCCTAAAGCTGGAGGCAAGACGATGATCGACTTCGACTTAGCTCTGCTTCTGGAGCCGTGTATGCTTCTCGGGGTTAGTGTCGGAGTGATTTGTAACCTCGTGTTCCCGAACTGGCTTATAACGAGTCTCTTCGCCGTGTTTCTTGCGTGGTCGACGGTGAAGACGTTTGGGAACGGGGTGTATTACTGGAGGTTGGAGTCGGAGATGGTGAAGATCAGAGAATCGAGACGAGTTGGAGAAGATGATGAGGATGAGATTGAGAGTGTGAAGTTGCCTCTTTTGGGAGATTATGAGAGACCGAAGAGGTTTCCATGGGTGAAGCTTGGTGTTCTGGTGATTATTTGGCTCTCTTACTTTGCTGTTTATCTTCTTCGCGGAAACAAATACGGCGAG GGGATCATATCGATCGAGCCATGTGGCATCACGTACTGGCTCCTCTCATCAACTCAAATACCACTCACACTCTTCTTCACTCTTTGGATCTGCTTCAGTGACAATGTTCAAGGCAACCAGTGTTCAGATCACCAAGACTCG GACGTAGAAGATTTGAGATCAAATGATGGAGGAAGATCAAACAAATGTCTGTTTCCTGTAATGGCTCTTTTAGCTGGACTTTTAGGTGGTGTTTTTGGCATTGGAGGCGGAATGCTCATTAGCCCTCTCCTCCTCCAAGTCGGCATAGCTCCCGAG gtAACTTCTGCGACATGTTCTTTCATGGTTCTGTTTTCATCCACGATGTCTGCGATTCAATACTTGTTACTAGGCATGGAACATACAGGAACCGCTAGTCTATTCGCGATTGTATGTTTTGTGGCATCACTCGTTGGACTAATGGTGGTTCAAAAGGTTATAACTCAGTATGGAAGGGCTTCGATCATCGTGTTCTCGGTTGGTATTGTCATGGCGTTGAGTATTGTTTTGATGACAAGCTATGGAGCTCTTGATGTTTGGAATGATTTTGTCTCTGGTCGTTACATGGGTTTTAAATTACCTTGTTGA
- the LOC106376866 gene encoding sulfite exporter TauE/SafE family protein 2-like isoform X1, which yields MFQFLTTCQKLISLSYLFPLYFVFFCICMHHSLSLSNSSSPIYCYRNVAHTFIRSQYLQKSSKLFKNQQNTPHIKMRNNFVPVTLSFLTIIILLTPSTAEPEPSFVFPVNQLLNKTSSWLDFPTKFNQPKIELTASTIIAAVLSFIAASISSAGGIGGGGLYVPIMTIVAGLDLKTASSFSAFMVTGGSIANVGCNLFVRNPKAGGKTMIDFDLALLLEPCMLLGVSVGVICNLVFPNWLITSLFAVFLAWSTVKTFGNGVYYWRLESEMVKIRESRRVGEDDEDEIESVKLPLLGDYERPKRFPWVKLGVLVIIWLSYFAVYLLRGNKYGEGIISIEPCGITYWLLSSTQIPLTLFFTLWICFSDNVQGNQCSDHQDSVKDVEDLRSNDGGRSNKCLFPVMALLAGLLGGVFGIGGGMLISPLLLQVGIAPEVTSATCSFMVLFSSTMSAIQYLLLGMEHTGTASLFAIVCFVASLVGLMVVQKVITQYGRASIIVFSVGIVMALSIVLMTSYGALDVWNDFVSGRYMGFKLPC from the exons ATGTTTCAgtttctcaccacttgccaaaagtTGATTAGTCTCTCTTACCTTTTTCCTCTctattttgtctttttctgcATCTGCATGCATcactctctatctctctccaattcttcttctcctATATATTGCTATAGAAATGTTGCACACACATTTATAAGATCCCAATATCTCCAAAAATCCtcaaaacttttcaaaaatcaaCAAAACACCCCACACATAAAGATGAGAAATAATTTCGTCCCTGTAACTCTCTCCTTCCTCACAATCATCATCCTCTTAACTCCATCAACCGCAGAACCAGAACCATCCTTTGTCTTCCCCGTCAACCAACTCCTCAACAAAACCAGCTCATGGCTCGACTTCCCGACCAAATTCAACCAACCCAAAATCGAACTAACAGCCTCAACAATCATCGCCGCCGTACTCTCTTTCATCGCCGCATCGATCTCAAGCGCCGGAGGAATCGGCGGCGGAGGTTTATACGTTCCGATAATGACAATCGTCGCCGGACTCGATCTGAAAACAGCGTCGAGCTTCTCAGCTTTCATGGTCACCGGAGGATCCATCGCCAACGTGGGATGCAATCTCTTCGTGAGAAACCCTAAAGCTGGAGGCAAGACGATGATCGACTTCGACTTAGCTCTGCTTCTGGAGCCGTGTATGCTTCTCGGGGTTAGTGTCGGAGTGATTTGTAACCTCGTGTTCCCGAACTGGCTTATAACGAGTCTCTTCGCCGTGTTTCTTGCGTGGTCGACGGTGAAGACGTTTGGGAACGGGGTGTATTACTGGAGGTTGGAGTCGGAGATGGTGAAGATCAGAGAATCGAGACGAGTTGGAGAAGATGATGAGGATGAGATTGAGAGTGTGAAGTTGCCTCTTTTGGGAGATTATGAGAGACCGAAGAGGTTTCCATGGGTGAAGCTTGGTGTTCTGGTGATTATTTGGCTCTCTTACTTTGCTGTTTATCTTCTTCGCGGAAACAAATACGGCGAG GGGATCATATCGATCGAGCCATGTGGCATCACGTACTGGCTCCTCTCATCAACTCAAATACCACTCACACTCTTCTTCACTCTTTGGATCTGCTTCAGTGACAATGTTCAAGGCAACCAGTGTTCAGATCACCAAGACTCGGTAAag GACGTAGAAGATTTGAGATCAAATGATGGAGGAAGATCAAACAAATGTCTGTTTCCTGTAATGGCTCTTTTAGCTGGACTTTTAGGTGGTGTTTTTGGCATTGGAGGCGGAATGCTCATTAGCCCTCTCCTCCTCCAAGTCGGCATAGCTCCCGAG gtAACTTCTGCGACATGTTCTTTCATGGTTCTGTTTTCATCCACGATGTCTGCGATTCAATACTTGTTACTAGGCATGGAACATACAGGAACCGCTAGTCTATTCGCGATTGTATGTTTTGTGGCATCACTCGTTGGACTAATGGTGGTTCAAAAGGTTATAACTCAGTATGGAAGGGCTTCGATCATCGTGTTCTCGGTTGGTATTGTCATGGCGTTGAGTATTGTTTTGATGACAAGCTATGGAGCTCTTGATGTTTGGAATGATTTTGTCTCTGGTCGTTACATGGGTTTTAAATTACCTTGTTGA